DNA sequence from the bacterium genome:
ACCCCAGCTTTCGCAATCTCTTCATCGGTTTGCTGCTGTTCTTCATCGCTCGGGGAACTGCGGACTCGTTGGGGGCGTATATGGGCCCCTTCTTCTGGAGGCTCGAGACCTACCACGCCATCATGATCGGAGCCTTGTCGCTTCTGGGCATGGTGGTCGGAACGCCGATCTGGGCCATCGCGGCCCGACCGTTCGACAAGAAGCACGTCTTCATCTTCGGAATCTGCTGGTACAGCGGCCTGACCGCGATTCTGCCTCTGCTCAAGATGGTGGACTTGTTCCCGGCCAACGAGAGCGCCCTGTACGTCCCGACGATCTACGTCTTCGCATTCCTCGCCGCTTTGGGTGCGGCCGGTTCACTCATCGCCGCGGGATCCATGATGGCCGACATCACCGACGAGCACGAACTGAACACCGGACGTCGGCAGGAGGGCATCTTCTTCGGCGCGCTCGCCTTCTCGACCAAAGCCGCCGTCGGTCTTGGAGCGGGTCTCGCGTCGATCGCCTTGTTCCTGATCCAGTTCCCGCTGCAGGTTTCACCGGAAGAAGTCCCCGCCAGTACCGTCTTGCAACTGGCCGTCGTGGCAGGTCCTGGCGTGGCCGTATTGATGGGTGTGGGAATCGCGTTCCTGAACCGTTACAACCTCACACGCGAGCGCATGTCGGAGGTTCAGATGCAGATCTCGCAGCGAAGCCCGAATCCCCACACCGCGAGCGCCGAAACACCCGCCCCCGAAGCCCTACCCGCGGTTGGCGGCGGCTCCTGAGTCTTCGGGCCAGCTGATGCGCACACACGGAACCCGCCTGCTGGTTCTGGCTGTACTGGCCCTGGGCGTGTACTGGAACACCTTCGACTCGCCGTTTCTGTTCGACGACCTGACCAGCGTGCTGGGCAATCCGCTGATTCGCATCAGTGAATTCGACCTGGGTCGCCTCTATCTGGCCGCCACCGAGAGCTGGCCCGAGAAGCGACCCGTCGCACATCTGAGCTTCGCGCTCAACTACTACTTCGGCGGCTATGACGTCACCGGGTACCACCTCGTGAACACACTGGCCCATATCGCGACCACGTTCCTGGCGTACGCGCTCGCGCTCGGCCTGTTTCGCGAACTGGAAGCCCTGCCGAACGAGCGCTGGCGCCTGGCTCCGGAACGGGCTGGAGGACTCGCACTGGCGGCTGCAGCCCTGTTTGCGGCGCACCCGATCCAGATTCAGACGGTCACCTATCTGTATCAGCGCAGTAATGGTTTCGCGGTGATGTTCTATCTGGCGGCCTTCCTTCTGTACGTGCGGGGGCGCAAGTCCGGCACCCCTTCGATTCGCTGGAGTCTGTGGATCTGCGGCGCGCTGAGCTGGTTGCTGGCCCTGGGCTCCAAGCAACTCGCGATCACCCTACCGGCGGCCATCCTTTTGTACGAGTACTACTTCCCTCGCGACCTGGACACGGACTGGTTGCGCGCGAACGCTCTGCGCATCGCGCTCGCGGGTGCGGGTGTCGCCGCGGCCATCCTTCTGATCTTCGGCTTCGACCACGTCGTGGACGCGGTCTTTTCGATGTATGACGAGAAGGACTTCACGCTGGGCGAGCGACTGCTCACCCAGCTTCGCGTCGTGGCGCTCTACGTAAGCCTGCTGGTGCTTCCCCTGCCCTCGCGGCTGAACGTGATCCACGACATGCCGCTATCGCAGTCCCTCTTCGATCCGATCAGCACCTTGACCTCGATGTTGTTTCTGCTGGGCCTCGCCGCTATCGGCCTCTGGTCGATGCGCCGCGCGCGTCTCGTGTCTTTCTGTATCGCCTGGTTCTTTCTGCATCTGGCACTCGAGTCCTCGTTCCTCGCTCTCGACCTGATCTACGAGCACCGACTCTACTTGCCGATGTGTGCAGTGGTCCTTCTGCCCGCCTGGGCGCTTGGCACCATCCCCTTGTCGGAACGCAATGCAACTACGGTCGCCTTGATCGCGGTCCTGCTACTGGCGACGGCCAGCGTTTCGCGCAACCGGATCTGGCAGGATCACGGCCGGTTGTGGAACGACGTTCTGGCAAAGAACCCGAACAGCGCGGTCGCTCAGCATAACATCGGCTATCAGGCGGCAACACAGGGACGCTTCGTCGAAGCGGAGGCGCACTTCCGCGAAGCGGTGCGCATTCAACCGCGGGACCTGCGCGCGCGCAAAGACCTGGGACTGGCACTGAGCGCCCAGGGCAAACACTATGAAGCCATCGAGTTTCTTTCGGAAGTCGTGCGCATGAAGCCGGATTACGCCGACGGGCATCTCGGCCTGGGACGCGCCTGGTTCGACACGGGCCGGTTGGGGGACGCCGAGAAGAGCCTGCGAAGAGCTCTCGAACTCGACCCCGCCAATCCGGTCACACACGAGCACCTCGGTGCGACACTCGGCGGTCTGGGCAAGACTGCGGAGGCGATTGCGATGATGGAACGCGCCCTGGAAATCGATCCCCTGTACACACCCGCACGGGAGGGTCTGCGCGCCTTGAAGGCCGGACGGGGGAGAGCCGTGCCTCAACGCTAGCCGGCAATGGGCTGGCGAGCGCGGGGGACGTCTGCGAAGGTCAGCGGGTCAGGAGGGGAGTCCTATCGTGTTGCCGATTGAAGACGACGGTCATGGCCTGGCGGTCGTCTACGGACGGGTATGGCAGATGGGCGGGTCGATCGGCCTGCGAAGCAAGCGGAACTCCGCTACCGGCTTCGACATCCACCTGCCGCGCCCCTAATCCGGAGGTCGTTGCGTGTTCCGACATCTGCTCTCGCCCGGCCGAATTGGCGGCATGGACCTGCGCAATCGCATCGCGATGGCCCCGATGGGTGTCGAAATCGTCGAAGGCGATGGCCAGGTACGCGAACCGACCGTGCGCTACTACGAAGAACGGGCGCGCGGGGGCGTCGGTCTCCTGATCACCGAGAACACTTCTGCGTGTTATCCGCGCGGCGCGAACACGGCACACGAGATCGGCCTGTCGAATGATTCGTTCTTGCCCGGATTGCGCGCGTTGACCTCGGCCGTTCAGCGCCACGGAGCAAAGATTGCGGTGCAGTTGGCCCACCACGGAAAGGTGGCGCGAGATGATATGCGCCAGGGTCGAGAGTTGTTGATGCCCTCCCTTCCGCGCGAAGCCGGTCCGCTGGGGCCACTCGACCTGAGCGGTGAGGAAATCGGACTCTTGATGCGGGCGACTGGAGGAAATCCGCCGAAATTCCGCGCGGCCACGCACGAGGATCTCGAAGGATTGGTGGCCGACTTCGCAGATGCGGCGGCGCGCGCACAACAAGCGGGTTTCGACGCGATCGAACTCCACGGCGCCCACGGCTATATCTTCTCCGAGTTCCTGTCCCGCGCCACAAACTTCCGGGAAGACGAGTACGGGGGAAGTGTCGAGAACCGCGCGCGGCTTTTGTGCGAGACCCTGCGCGCGTGCAAGCGGCGCGTAGGCGAGGATTTTCCGATCTGGTGTCGGATCGACGCCGTGGAGTTCGGAACGCCGGACGGCATCGAGTTCGGCGACGCCCAGCAAACCGCGGAACTACTGGAGTCCGCCGGTGCGGACGCGATTTCCGTCAGCGCCTACGCCAATCCCCTGGGCGCCGGATTCACCGAGGCTCCGATCGTGCACCGCGAGGCGGGTTATCTCGACTTCGCAGCCGGGATCAAGCGCCGCGTGTCGATTCCCACGATCGCCGTCGGCCGGATCGAACCGGAGGTCGGCGATGCGGCCATTCGGAGCGGAAACGCCGACGTGATTGCCATGGGCCGCAAGCTCCTGGCCGATCCCGAACTCGCAAACAAGCTGAGCGAAGACCGCGCCCGCGATATCCGGCCCTGCATCTACTGCTACCTGTGTGTGGCACAGCCGTTTTTCGACCGCACCGTGCGCTGCGCGGTAAACCCCATGGCGGCACGGGAAGCGGAATTCGCGCAGGTCCTTCGCTCACCGGCCGCCGAGCCGAAACGCGTACTGGTGGTCGGCGGCGGCCCGGCGGGAATGGAGGCCGCGCGCATCGCCGCGATTCGCGGACACGACGTCATACTTTGCGAGCAAAGTCAGGAACTGGGCGGGACGCTGCGCTTCGCCGCCCTGGTGTACGAACCGAACGAGCGCCTGCTTCGCTGGCTGGAGAATCAGGTGCGGAGTCTGCCGATCGAACTCCTGCTGGGCCAGAAGGCGACGGCCGAATCGATTCGCGAACTGCGCCCCGATGTCGTACTGGCTGCGCCGGGAACCATCCGACAACGGCCGCAGATCCCCGGTGCAGACCTGCCTCATGTCTTTGACGGCGACGATCTCCGAGCACTGCTCAGCGGAGATGAGACCCCCGAACAGTCCGCTTCACTGTCACTGGCCGGCCGACTCGCCGTGCGGGCGGGGCGCGCCAGCGGAATCTCCCGCGACCCGAGCAAGCTGCGCAGCGCCTCCCGTGCCTACATGCCTTTGGGCAGGCAAATCGCAATCGTCGGAGGCGGACTGGTCGGCATCGAACTAGCGGAGTTCCTGGCGGAACGCGATCGCAACGTCATCGTCCTCGAAGCGGGCCCCGTGATGGCGCTCGAGATGGCGCATCCGCGTCGCTGGCGCGCACTGCACGATTTGCGAAGCGCCGGGGTCAGACTCGTCAACAGTGCGGAGGTCGAATCGATCGACGAGAGCGGCGTTCACTTCCGCACCGCGGAAGGCACCGAACAGACGCCTGCCGATCACGTGATTCTCGCGGCGGGCCTGGCACCCGATTCCGACGGAATCGAAGCTCTGCGGGAGA
Encoded proteins:
- a CDS encoding tetratricopeptide repeat protein, which produces MRTHGTRLLVLAVLALGVYWNTFDSPFLFDDLTSVLGNPLIRISEFDLGRLYLAATESWPEKRPVAHLSFALNYYFGGYDVTGYHLVNTLAHIATTFLAYALALGLFRELEALPNERWRLAPERAGGLALAAAALFAAHPIQIQTVTYLYQRSNGFAVMFYLAAFLLYVRGRKSGTPSIRWSLWICGALSWLLALGSKQLAITLPAAILLYEYYFPRDLDTDWLRANALRIALAGAGVAAAILLIFGFDHVVDAVFSMYDEKDFTLGERLLTQLRVVALYVSLLVLPLPSRLNVIHDMPLSQSLFDPISTLTSMLFLLGLAAIGLWSMRRARLVSFCIAWFFLHLALESSFLALDLIYEHRLYLPMCAVVLLPAWALGTIPLSERNATTVALIAVLLLATASVSRNRIWQDHGRLWNDVLAKNPNSAVAQHNIGYQAATQGRFVEAEAHFREAVRIQPRDLRARKDLGLALSAQGKHYEAIEFLSEVVRMKPDYADGHLGLGRAWFDTGRLGDAEKSLRRALELDPANPVTHEHLGATLGGLGKTAEAIAMMERALEIDPLYTPAREGLRALKAGRGRAVPQR
- a CDS encoding FAD-dependent oxidoreductase, giving the protein MDLRNRIAMAPMGVEIVEGDGQVREPTVRYYEERARGGVGLLITENTSACYPRGANTAHEIGLSNDSFLPGLRALTSAVQRHGAKIAVQLAHHGKVARDDMRQGRELLMPSLPREAGPLGPLDLSGEEIGLLMRATGGNPPKFRAATHEDLEGLVADFADAAARAQQAGFDAIELHGAHGYIFSEFLSRATNFREDEYGGSVENRARLLCETLRACKRRVGEDFPIWCRIDAVEFGTPDGIEFGDAQQTAELLESAGADAISVSAYANPLGAGFTEAPIVHREAGYLDFAAGIKRRVSIPTIAVGRIEPEVGDAAIRSGNADVIAMGRKLLADPELANKLSEDRARDIRPCIYCYLCVAQPFFDRTVRCAVNPMAAREAEFAQVLRSPAAEPKRVLVVGGGPAGMEAARIAAIRGHDVILCEQSQELGGTLRFAALVYEPNERLLRWLENQVRSLPIELLLGQKATAESIRELRPDVVLAAPGTIRQRPQIPGADLPHVFDGDDLRALLSGDETPEQSASLSLAGRLAVRAGRASGISRDPSKLRSASRAYMPLGRQIAIVGGGLVGIELAEFLAERDRNVIVLEAGPVMALEMAHPRRWRALHDLRSAGVRLVNSAEVESIDESGVHFRTAEGTEQTPADHVILAAGLAPDSDGIEALRESGVPLVAIGDGRELGYLERAMREGFDAAIDL